The proteins below come from a single Bactrocera dorsalis isolate Fly_Bdor chromosome 5, ASM2337382v1, whole genome shotgun sequence genomic window:
- the LOC105233509 gene encoding neurotactin, protein MGELEEKETGPSETTPQQEAVDEPKETDKMLDKKEDAVGAEQQTENVGAKDKNPSPNTEKKKAANSKPTTPTPSTKKSPTQSVEKLSAGADAEAQPVKANGGSGEEIIDIPDAGKTEDGDEKKISTEDREVKPMKIPIGGLKLPGFFMKNKPKADGDGADGELLERENKDEVPTEAANGEGKPKKEEKPRSNFGERLRNFFVRKPAAEKQQNKQTANGDADAKSEATAEAAAADGETNNASDALPQKRGLLNAIKLPIANMIPRKRTDDDVELGMGKAGLASMETLDDSLKDQDCVDKAPAKNNGTEDPVKLKKTPSGEIKQEGTEEKSPEEPEAPISFAERLLSYRCSPDDGLIVLGVLLFIVLIGVIGYVLSLETLTSPPVREGRFMDAVTGCGMVEGLQEDGAFAFRGIPYALPPVNEQRWRPAQPIGGIDDCWNGTLKAHNVSNYCTQRLSNGTIVGDEDCLYLDVVTPHVRYNSPVPVIVLIGAETLTGPSPGVLRPSARYSRSHDVVFVRPNFRLGAFGFLALDALTKDAYPRTSGNYALSDIIAALRWVQLNIAHFGGDPKAVTLLGHRAGGTLVSALVTSNKIEGLYKNAWVSSSSAIFPGKPLEESEKRNEQFAKSLDCADINCLRSSTTEQIWAATPDTWLHFPADIPTTDENPSTHHEWLVLDGSFLQRHPADAWKEEHTGQPKLVMGTTAHEAHSEQLRQRHANWTAEEVRAFIAASKIGALNLTDEAIRLYNATNYRNLIAMITDIRTICPLLTNARLQPSVPFYVVQQGEGENQLTTVDTDVLAILGRYEPHTAEQRRFMSSMQQLFYYYISHGTVPQYDPSRRVLNIAQDPLPQQDHPNCNFWISHDIVPRYARVD, encoded by the exons ATGGGCGAGCTGGAAGAGAAGGAGACAGGACCATCAGAAACTACACCACAACAAGAGGCAGTTGACGAACCGAAAGAGACCGACAAAATGCTCGACAAAAAAGAGGACGCCGTCGGCGCTGAGCAGCAAACAGAAAATGTCGGCGCAAAAGACAAGAACCCAAGTCCCAACACGGAGAAGAAAAAGGCTGCCAACTCAAAACCAACAACGCCAACACCCAGCACTAAAAAGTCGCCAACTCAATCGGTGGAAAAGCTTTCCGCTGGTGCTGACGCTGAAGCACAGCCGGTGAAGGCGAATGGTGGCAGTGGCGAGGAGATAATAGACATACCGGACGCCGGTAAAACTGAAGATGGCGATGAAAAGAAGATCTCCACTGAAGATCGTGAGGTCAAACCAATGAAGATACCGATTGGTGGCTTGAAATTGCCCGGTTTCTTTATGAAAAACAAACCCAAGGCTGATGGTGATGGTGCCGATGGCGAACTTTTGGAGCGTGAAAATAAAGATGAAGTGCCAACCGAAGCGGCAAACGGCGAGGGCAAACCGAAGAAAGAGGAAAAGCCGCGTAGTAATTTTGGTGAGCGCTTGCGCAACTTTTTCGTGCGCAAACCGGCTGCCGAAAAGCAACAGAACAAACAAACAGCAAATGGCGATGCCGATGCGAAGAGTG AAGCTACCGCTGAGGCAGCTGCTGCTGATGGTGAGACAAACAATGCCTCAGATGCGCTACCACAGAAACGCGGTCTTTTGAATGCCATCAAATTGCCGATTGCAAATATGATACCGAGAAAGCGGACGGATGACGATGTGGAACTGGGTATGGGCAAAGCAGGACTCGCCTCAATGGAGACGCTCGATGACTCGTTGAAAGATCAAGATTGTGTTGATAAAGCGCCAGCTAAGAACAATGGCACCGAAGATCCTGTGAAACTGAAGAAGACCCCAAGTGGTGAAATTAAACAAGAGGGAACGGAAGAG AAATCTCCCGAGGAGCCTGAAGCACCAATTTCTTTCGCCGAACGCTTGCTTTCGTACCGCTGTTCCCCGGATGATGGTCTGATCGTGCTCGGTGTTCTGCTTTTCATCGTGCTCATTGGTGTGATCGGCTATGTTCTCTCGCTGGAGACACTCACCTCACCGCCCGTACGTGAGGGACGTTTCATGGACGCCGTTACTGGTTGTGGCATGGTTGAGGGACTCCAAGAGGATGGCGCGTTCGCATTCCGTGGCATACCGTATGCTCTACCACCCGTAAATGAACAACGTTGGCGTCCTGCGCAACCCATTGGTGGCATCGATGATTGCTGGAATGGTACCCTGAAAGCACACAATGTGAGCAATTACTGCACACAGCGATTGAGTAACGGTACCATTGTGGGCGATGAGGACTGTCTGTACTTAGACGTTGTCACGCCACATGTGCGTTACAACAGCCCAGTGCCGGTTATTGTGTTGATCGGCGCCGAGACTTTAACTGGTCCATCACCTGGTGTTCTCCGACCATCGGCACGCTATTCACGCTCACATGATGTTGTGTTTGTGCGCCCGAACTTCCGTTTAGGTGCATTTGGTTTCCTTGCATTGGACGCGCTCACCAAAGACGCCTACCCACGTACTTCGGGCAACTATGCACTCTCCGATATCATTGCCGCGCTAAGGTGGGTTCAACTGAACATCGCGCATTTCGGTGGTGATCCCAAAGCTGTGACTCTACTTGGTCATCGTGCTGGTGGTACGCTTGTTTCCGCCCTTGTAACCTCTAACAAGATCGAAGGTCTGTATAAGAATGCTTGGGTTTCATCATCGTCAGCCATTTTCCCTGGTAAGCCTTTGGAGGAGTCGGAAAAGCGCAATGAACAATTTGCAAAGTCATTAGATTGCGCCGACATCAATTGCTTACGCAGCTCAACGACCGAGCAAATTTGGGCCGCCACACCAGATACCTGGTTGCACTTCCCTGCAGACATACCAACCACAGACGAAAATCCCAGTACGCATCATGAATGGCTTGTGTTGGATGGCAGCTTCCTGCAACGTCACCCCGCCGACGCCTGGAAAGAAGAACATACCGGCCAACCGAAACTCGTCATGGGCACAACAGCGCATGAAGCGCACAGCGAGCAGCTGCGTCAACGCCACGCCAACTGGACTGCCGAAGAGGTACGCGCATTCATTGCAGCCTCGAAAATTGGCGCACTCAATCTAACCGACGAAGCCATACGACTCTACAACGCGACAAACTACCGCAACTTAATCGCCATGATTACCGACATACGCACCATCTGCCCGCTCTTGACCAATGCGCGTCTGCAACCATCTGTGCCGTTCTATGTGGTGCAGCAAGGTGAGGGAGAGAATCAATTGACCACCGTCGATACAGACGTGCTCGCCATACTCGGCCGCTATGAGCCGCACACAGCCGAGCAGCGACGATTCATGTCATCCATGCAACAGCTGTTCTACTACTACATCTCACACGGAACCGTACCTCAATATGACCCAAGTCGACGAGTGCTGAATATCGCGCAAGATCCGTTGCCACAGCAAGATCACCCGAACTGTAATTTCTGGATTAGCCACGATATTGTGCCGCGCTATGCACGTGTCGACTAA